Proteins found in one Poecilia reticulata strain Guanapo linkage group LG15, Guppy_female_1.0+MT, whole genome shotgun sequence genomic segment:
- the klhl31 gene encoding kelch-like protein 31 encodes MAPKKNKTTKKSKGDINDIMVENSPINKINGLNALIEGGNGFSCISTEVTDSVYAPNLLEGLNNMRQESFLCDLTVTTKSTTFDVHKVVMVSCSEYIRNILKKDSSLQKIDLNDLSPVGLATAITYAYSGKLTLSLYSIGSTIAAARLLQINTLVKMCSDFLMQELSVENCMYVANIADAYDLKETKQAAQKFMRENFIEFSEMEQFLKLTYEQISEFLSDDSLHLPSEVTAFQIAMKWLDFDEKRLKYAADLLTLIRFGTISAQDLVNHVQSVPRMMQDPECHRLLVDAMNYHLLPYQQNILQSRRTKVRGGLKVILTVGGRPALTEKSLSKDVLYRDEDKVWNKLTEMPAKSFNQCVAVLDGFLYIAGGEDQNDARNQAKHAVSNFCRYDSRFNTWIHLNNMIQRRTHFSLNTFNGLLFAIGGRNADGVQASMECYVPSSNQWQMKAAMEVPRCCHASSVIDGKILVSGGYINNAYSRAVCAYDPSTDTWQDKSSLSTPRGWHCAATIGDRAYVIGGSQLGGRGERVDVLVVESYNPHSGQWSYCAPLHTGVSTAGISILNNKIYLLGGWNEGEKKYKKCIQVYNPDLNEWTEDDELPEATVGISCCVVTIPTRKTRESRASSVSSAPVSI; translated from the exons ATGGCACCCAAAAAGAACAAGACGACCAAGAAGAGCAAAGGAGACATAAATGACATTATGGTGGAAAACAGTCCCATTAACAAGATTAATGGACTAAACGCTCTGATTGAGGGAGGAAACGGCTTCAGCTGCATTTCAACTGAAGTTACAGATTCTGTGTACGCACCAAATCTTCTGGAGGGTTTGAACAACATGCGACAAGAAAGCTTCCTCTGTGACCTCACTGTCACCACCAAATCAACAACATTTGATGTCCACAAGGTTGTCATGGTCTCTTGCAGTGAGTACATTAGAAATATCTTGAAGAAGGATTCGAGTCTTCAGAAGATTGACCTGAATGATCTCTCACCAGTTGGTCTGGCGACTGCAATTACATATGCCTACTCAGGAAAGCTTACCTTATCCCTTTACAGTATCGGCAGCACGATTGCTGCAGCCAGATTGCTTCAGATCAACACCCTGGTAAAAATGTGCAGTGATTTCCTCATGCAGGAACTCAGTGTAGAGAACTGCATGTATGTGGCCAATATTGCCGATGCCTATGACCTTAAAGAAACCAAGCAAGCAGCTCAAAAGTTCATGCGGGAGAACTTCATTGAGTTTTCTGAAATGGAGCAGTTCCTGAAGCTAACATATGAGCAGATCAGTGAATTTCTCTCTGATGATTCCTTGCATCTACCCTCTGAAGTCACAGCCTTCCAGATTGCCATGAAATGGTTGGACTTTGACGAGAAAAGGCTAAAGTACGCAGCAGATCTCCTAACTCTCATCCGCTTTGGAACAATCTCTGCTCAAGACCTTGTTAATCATGTCCAGAGCGTTCCTAGGATGATGCAAGACCCTGAATGCCACCGGTTACTTGTTGATGCCATGAATTACCATCTCCTCCCATATCAGCAGAACATCCTCCAGTCACGTAGAACAAAGGTACGCGGTGGCCTCAAGGTGATTCTCACAGTTGGAGGGCGTCCTGCTTTGACGGAGAAATCTCTCAGCAAAGATGTGCTCTACAGAGATGAAGATAAAGTTTGGAATAAGTTGACGGAAATGCCAGCAAAGAGTTTTAACCAGTGTGTGGCAGTACTGGATGGCTTTCTGTACATAGCAGGTGGTGAGGACCAGAATGATGCAAGGAACCAGGCAAAACATGCTGTTAGCAACTTCTGCAG GTATGACTCCCGCTTTAACACCTGGATTCACTTGAACAACATGATCCAAAGACGCACCCACTTCAGCCTCAACACCTTCAACGGCCTCCTGTTTGCTATTGGCGGTCGAAATGCTGATGGTGTCCAGGCCTCCATGGAGTGCTATGTACCCTCCTCTAATCAGTGGCAGATGAAAGCTGCCATGGAGGTGCCACGCTGCTGTCATGCCAGCTCTGTTATTGATGGTAAGATCCTAGTATCAGGAGGCTACATCAACAATGCCTACTCCAGGGCTGTGTGCGCCTATGACCCCTCCACTGACACCTGGCAGGACAAAAGCAGTCTGAGCACTCCCAGAGGGTGGCATTGTGCTGCTACTATTGGAGATCGAGCCTACGTTATTGGCGGCAGCCAGCTTGGAGGGCGAGGAGAGAGAGTTGATGTCCTCGTTGTTGAATCTTACAACCCACACAGCGGCCAGTGGAGCTACTGCGCACCCCTTCACACAGGGGTTAGCACTGCTGGCATTTCCATTTTGAACAACAAGATCTATCTCCTGGGGGGCTGGAATGAGGGTGAGAAGAAGTACAAGAAGTGCATCCAGGTTTACAACCCTGATCTCAATGAGTGGACTGAAGATGACGAGTTGCCAGAAGCTACAGTTGGCATTTCATGCTGTGTCGTCACCATACCTACAAGGAAAACACGGGAATCCAGAGCCAGTTCAGTTTCATCTGCTCCAGTCAGTATATAA